Genomic segment of Mucilaginibacter sabulilitoris:
ATTTTTGGGGATTAACTGATAATTCATTCGGCAACATCATGTTTGGATTAGGAATGATATATTTTGTTAATTAACGGTTATTGAATCAATGGTTACCGCGTGGTGTTTGGCGGCGAGGTAACGCTCGGCATCTATAGCCGCCATGCAACCACTGCCTGCTGCTGTGACCGCCTGGCGGTAGATGTGATCCTGCGCATCGCCGCAACAGAATACGCCCGCTACATTTGTCCGTGTTGTGCCCGGCCTTGTTTTGATGTAACCGACCGCGTCCATATCGATCCAGCCTCTAAATATGTCGGTGTTTGGGTGATGGCCTATGGCGACAAAGAAACCGGTAACAGCCAGTTCTTTTTCAACATTCGTTTTATTGTTGATTACTTTTACGCGGGTCACATTTAAACCATCTCCCAATATTTCAACCGTTTCGGTATCATACAATAGTTCGATATTCGGGGTATTCAAAACACGGTTTATCATCGCCTTTGACGCGCGGAATTCATTGCGCCTCACCAGCATGTAAACCTTTCGGCAAAGTTTGGCCAAATAAGTGGCTTCCTCGGCGGCCGTATCACCAGCGCCAACAATGGCTACATCTTGCCCTTTAAAGAAGTAACCATCACAAACAGCACAGGCCGATACGCCAAAGCCATTGTACTTTTGCTCAGATTCAAGTCCCAGCCATTTTGCGGAAGCTCCTGTAGAAATGATTACTGCGTCGGCAGTAATTACCTGGCTGTCGTCTATTGTAATTTTATGGGGCAACGATGAGAAATCGACAGAAGTAACATAACCAAACCGAATGTCTGCGCCAAGTCGCTCCGCCTGTTTTTTAAAATTCTGCATCATTGCTGGCCCTTGAATTCCTTCGGGATAGCCGGGATAGTTTTCAACTTCCGTTGTCTGCGTTAATTGTCCGCCTTCTATGATACCTGTATATAGGACAGGTTTAAGGTCAGCGCGCGCCGCGTATATAGCGGCGGTATATCCAGCAGGCCCCGAACCGATGATCAGGCACTGCACATGTTCGTTATTTGGTATCATTGCTTTTAAAGGTTAATAGTAAAATCCAGATCTTCAGGCGGCAGGCACTTTTGGTTATTGCATGTCATATATTCTAGCTTTCCGTGCAGCGTACCTTTACCTGGTTTGAGTTTAATTCTTTGCTGAAAGACGACCGTGTTTTCGAAGTAAGACACCTTCATATTGAAGGCCTTTTCGAACTTCGTTTGGGGCTGCGGCTGGCTACTTCTTCCTATTAAGGTGTAACCTGCTGCAGGCAAGAAGGTAATGGTTGTTTTTACCGGCCCGCCTTCTTTTTGATCAAGCGAGTAAATATGCCAACTGCTTTTAATGGAGGCCTTGAGTAAAATTACTGCTTCGTTATTTTTCTCTTTCTTAAGGGCGAATGACCAGGTTACAGGTTTTTCGATTTGGCAGAAGGCATTTGTACCTATGAATGCCGCTATAATGATTAATAGTATTTTTTTCACGTGATTGAATTTTTAAATCGTTTACTGTATTATTTTTTATCCGGTTGAAAATCAAGTGATATTGAATTCATACAATACCGTTTGTAAGTCGGCGCAGGCCCGTCATCGAAGATATGGCCAAGATGTGAGCCGCATCGGGCGCAGAGAACTTCTGTCCGGTCCATTCCAAACGAATGGTCTTCTTTATAGATAACGCTGTTCTTTCGAGTCGGCTCGAAAAAGCTTGGCCAGCCGCAGGTACTGGAAAACTTTGCATTTGACCTGAATAATTCATTACCGCAAACGGCGCAGTAATAAGTTCCTTTAGCATCAGCGTTCCAGTATTTACCTGTGAAAGGGCGCTCGGTTGCTGCCTCACGGGCCGTGGCATACAAATCCGCTGGCAGGATCTTTTTCCATTCGGCGTTAGAGATATTTAACTTTTTTATATCTGTATTCGAGTAATAGGGATTATTCTCATGTCCGCTGGCGGATTTCAAATGCTGCGCAAAAGCGCCGCCTGCCAGGTAAAGTAGCAGTACAGTTGTTATGACGAATGATTTCATGATGTTTATTTATTTGTTGTTTTTTAATTTATTTGCGAATACTTTCCTGAATTTCTCCAGTTCCGGCTGGATTACATATTTGCAGTAAGGCGCACTTCCGTTCCTGCTGAAATAATTCTGATGATACCCTTCAGCTTTGTAGAATACTTTAAATGGCACTACCTGAGTTACAACAGGTTTCGGGTAAGCATGCGAATCGTTTACCTTTTTGATATAATATTCCGCCTTTTGTTTTTGGGCAGCATTATGGTAGAAAATGGCAGAACGGTATTGCGTGCCAACATCATTGCCCTGACGATTTAATTGGGTTGGATCGTGATCGGTAAAAAATACTTCTACCAGCTCATCAAATGTTATCTGTTTAGGATCGAAAAGGATATTTACCGATTCTGCATGCCCGGTTGTGCCAGTGCATACTTCTTCGTAGGTTGGATTTACAGTGTGGCCGCCTGAAAAGCCGGAGCTTACGGAAACAACGCCGCGTAGTTGTTTAAACTTCGCTTCAGCACACCAGAAACATCCCGTAGCAAATGTTGCGGTATCTAACCTGGCTTTGTTCAGTTTTGTTGTATTGTTTTTCATCACTGGAGAGGCAAACGCCGCGCCCGCTGAGGCAATGAAAAACAGGATATAAAAAATGATCTTTTTCATGATGTTTAATTTGTTACTGATATTATCAAAGTGTTTTTTTTAGAAAATCTTCCAGGTCGGTACCCCTCACATTTTTTGCAGCGATCTTTCCCTGCGGATCAATAATGAAATTGGAAGGAATGGCCTCAATATGATAAAGCTGCTCGGCGGTGCCTTGAAAGCTATTTAAATCTGATGCCTGCGTCCAGGTAAGGTGATCATCGCTAACCGCTTTTTGCCATGCGGCTTTATCTTTATCCAGCGATATGCCCAAAACATTCAAACCTTTCTGGTGGAAGTGCTGATATTGTTTTAACACATTAGGGTTCTCCTGGCGACAGGGTACGCACCATGATGCCCAAAAGTCAATCATTATCCATTTACCTTTATAATCAGAAAGTTTTACAGGCTTTCCGTTACTGTCGCTGATGGTAAACTCGGGGGCATCATGTCCAACGGACAGTGGTTTTGCTGCTGCCATTGCATTCACAAACTTTTTTACTAAAGGGTTTTTAAGCAAATCGCCGTTAATCCCATCAGCGTAGCTGATAAGCGGCATTTCAAACTTCACTGGGTCAAGAGTGCTGGCGGCATAAAAGGCTGCCAAAGACTTTTGATTATTTTTTATAAACATTATAGCCTGATGGCTGAAATCAGCCTGATTTTTTGAATAAACAGGCATCAACGCTTTGATCAGCGAGTCTGCGCTCGCAGGATGCGCTTTCAATTTGACTTCGAAATCTGCGGATATACGATTGCTGATTTCGTTAAACTTTGTAGCCAGCTCATTGAACTGCTTAATAGCATTGGAAGCATCTGATCCGGTGACGGCATAATGGTGAGTATTGTCTGCTAAATCAGCATTAACCTCAATCATATCCCCATTTTGAACTGCCAGGTCAATTTGTGTCGTATCGATCTTTAAACGATACAACTCGGGGAATGGCGATTCTTTTTTAAACTTGAAAACACCGTCAGCAGACAATTTTACCGAGTCTAAAGATTGGTATTCGCCGCTGCTATCAGCCTTTTGTAGAAATACCATTGGCTGTTTAGCTGGATGATCAATAGTGCCTGAAATGGTAAAACTTGCAGTGTCTTTACAGGAAATCAGTACAGTGGTAAACAATGTTAGCCCTGCCATAACGATCTTGCGTTTCATCTTAGTTAGTTTTATTGAATGAATTGATGCCTGATTGCAGATAGTTGTAGTAGCTGTCAGGATTATAATCGGCACCCTCCGGTGTTACCATCGGCATTTCTGTCGCCGGGTTAAGCAGCACATAAAAGGGCTGTGAGTTCGTATTGAAGCGGGTTGCCTGGATGTCGCTGTTCAATGCACCGATGTTAGTGATCTTACGATGGCTAAAGCTGCTTATGTATTGCTCGTTTGCAGGTAGTTCCGTTTTGTCATCCACGTAAAGCTGAATAAGTACGTAGCTATCTTTCAGTAAAGGCAATACTTTTTTATCGGGCCAAACGCTGGCTTCCATTTTTCGGCAGTTCACACAGGCATGACCAGTAAAATCGATAATGATCGGTTTATGAACTTTCCTGGCGTAAGCCAGCCCTTCTTTGTAGTCAAAAAATGGATTAAGGTTTAATGGCTTATCGAACAGATCGGCATATTTGTGCGCGGCCTGATCTGCAGGCGCGACAGCGGCAGTATTTGAACCGCCGCCCGAAAGTGTCGGCGTATACAAATCAAAATCCTGCGATGCCTGAGGCGGTAAAAACGCTGATATAGACTTTAGCGGAGCGCCCCACAGCCCTGGAACCATATAAACGGTAAACGAAAGGACGACAATTGCAAGGAATAATCTAGGTACGGATATATAACTTATGTCCGAATCATGGCTAAACTTTAGCTTACCTAATAAATAGAACCCTGTTAGGGCGGCGATCACGATCCACAACACCAGGAAAACTTCGCGGTCAAACCAATGCCAGTGGTAGGTCAGATCTACATTACTCAGGAATTTAAGCGACAATGCCAGTTCCAGGAATCCAAGTACCACCTTTACGCTATTTAACCAGCCTCCTGACTTCGGCAGGCTATTTAACCATGAAGGGAACATGGCAAATAATACGAATGGCAATGAAAGCGCAACCGAGAATCCGAGCATCCCTATGGCCGGGCCTAGCCTTGCGCCTGATGTAGCAGCCTGTACTAACAAGGTACCAATAATTGGGCCTGTACAACTGAATGATACCAACGCAAGAGCGGCGGCCATAAAGAATATACCAACAAATCCTTTTCTGTCGGTGTTTTCTTCTGCTTTATTGGTCCACTTATAGGGTAACGTAATTTCGAACGCCCCAAAGAAAGATGCCGCGAATACAACCAATAACAGAAAGAAAACGAAATTGAATATTCCGTTCGTCGACAGCGCATTCAATGCATCCGCACCGAAAATGATGGTGATCAGCATGCCTAGCCCCACATAGATCAGGATAATGGATAGGCCATAAATAATGGCATCTATTATGCCTTTCCTTGCCTGCGTATGTCGTTTGGTAAAAAAGCTAACCGTAAATGGCAGCATAGGAAAGATACATGGTAATAGGAGTGCCGCAAACCCGCCGATGAAACCTTCAAGAAAAATGGTCCAAAGGCTTAGCGACCGGCTACTATTGGTTGCAGGTTTTACAGAGGCGACCGCTGGATTGGTTTCTTTAGCTGGAACGACGGATTTACTTACGTCGGCTGCAGGGGTATCCGGGTTGATCGGCGTGAACTGGACGTCAGCACTACTGATACTGTCTGTTTGTAAAGAAGGGCTTGCGTAAGATTGAACGCTTAGCAGGCAAAATAATACCAGCATTATAACCGGTAGCTTTTTTAAGTGAATTATGATGGTCTTTTTCATGAGTTCTTTGAAAACTTTATGTTTCAAAGATCGCTCATGATCCCCCTTCAAATTCTCACAGAAGTATAACGTATCCTCCGTTTATCCTATCTTTTTAACTGGATAAGTATAACTATTTAGGCTGATTAAGAACCTATTAGCAGATTCTGCTGATAGGCTTGCTTTGAATTTAAAGCCGTGCAGTTTAAGGACGCGCTTAACTAAGGCAAGGCCTAATCCGGCGCCTTTTGGCCTTTTTATCGCATCTTCGTCGGCGGCATCGTTTACCCAATTGAGGATTGCCGGAGGCAATGGATCTCCGCTGTTCTCCAACTCAAGCGTTAATAAGCCGGATTCACGCTGCAGCCTGATTTTAATAAACCCACCGGGATGGGTGTACTTCACCGCATTTTCCAAGAGGTTCTGCGCAACTCTTTCCATCATGGAGATATCCGCATCCACTAGTGTATTATCTTCGCAGTTTTCGCAGCTTATTTCAATTGATTTTTGCTTTGCCTGGAATTCTGCGCCCTTGATCGTTTCCTGCAATATCTCTGAGAAAATAAAAGGTTCTTTATGCGGTATAAAATTCACTGATTCCATTTTGGAAAGCTCGAAAAGCTGTAAAACCAACTTTTCTACCTGCATGATTTTACTTAAAACCATTTCCAGGTGACGTTCCTGTTCTCCATGCGTAGTTGGCGTTTCAATTAGCATGGTTTCCGTATATCCACGTGCTATGGCAAGCGGTGTCCTCAGATCGTGTGAGATATTGGCGAGAAAAACCCTGCGTTCTTCTTCCAATAATTTGAGCCTGCGAAAGTTTTCGTCCAGCATCGCGACCATCTTATTGAACGCGTCGGCAATTGGAAAAAAATCATCGTTTTCCTTCGTGTCGAAGCGGACATTCAAATCACCGTTCTTAAATTGATCGAGCACCTGAATAACCCGGTTGTAGCTTCGCTGCAATCTACTGGTGTACAAGAGACTAAAAATGATTGTTGCAAAAATGATCATGAAAAACACTTTAGTCGCCCAGCCGCCAACCTGTGATTTGAATACGAATTCGGCTACATTCCGGTATTCTTTACTCGCCAGTATGATGTAAATATATCCAATCTTCTGATGGTCAACCTTCACCTGTGCTGCGGAGAAGATCTTCAGTGTTTCGGGGTCCCTGGGATCAATATTCCTGATCAAATGCAGATTGTCTTTCAAGTAGATCTTGATTTTATCTGTAGGTACCTGTCGCTCTTTTATCAGTGAATCCGGCGCATAATAATATTTGACATGGCCAAGTGTATCCAGGAAATATACCTCCGTATTAGGACTAACGATCATTGTATTATCAAAGACAGAATCCGCTTTATGATGATCAATGCCCTGTTTTGAAAAAAGCGGCGTAAGAGCAGCAATGCGCGGGGCCTCGTCTTTATTCAACAACTGGAGGCTTGCCTGATAATAATCACTTGTTGCATTATAAGTGATCAACACAAAGGAAACGCCTAATGCTGTAATGACTAAAAATATAAAAATACCTATGCGGGAAAATATGCTTTTTGGTCTTGTTCTCATCCTATGAATCGATAGCCGATACCCCAACTGGTTAGTATATATTCAGGTTGATCCAGGTTGGTTTCAATCTTTATTCTCAAGCGGTTGATATGCGCCGTAACGGTATGCTCGTAACCGGAAAATGTATAACCCCAAACTTGCTCAAGTAATTCCTGTCGAGTGAAGGCCTTGCCTGGATTACTTGCTAAAAGTACCAATAAATCAAACTCTTTTGGTGTAAGATCAATCCGGTTGCCTTTCAATGTAGCTTTTCTAAGATTCAAGTCAATTTGAAGGTCTTTTATGCTTATTTCGTGGGTTACCTCCGTAATTGGGGCCGTGACTTGTTCCGTTCTTCTGATCAGCGCCTTTGAGCGCGCCAACAATTCACGGATGCCAAAAGGTTTGGTCACGTAGTCATCGGCGCCGAGTTCAAGCGCCAGCACCTTATCAATCTCCTCCGATTTTGATGTAAGCATTAGAACTGCTGTTGAAATTTTATGGTCCCTGATTCCTTTGCATACTTCCATGCCGTCGATATCCGGTAAGGTAAGATCCAGAATAATAAGATCGAAAGTTCCCTGTAGTGCCTTTTCCAGACCGTCTTGGCCACTGTCGGTCGCCGTTAATAGATAGTTAGGCTCTTTATAATGGAGTTGCAATAATTGAGTGATCTGGGGATCATCTTCTACCAACAAGATCTGCTTCATTAAACGAATTGATATGTGCAAATATTAAA
This window contains:
- a CDS encoding response regulator transcription factor, encoding MKQILLVEDDPQITQLLQLHYKEPNYLLTATDSGQDGLEKALQGTFDLIILDLTLPDIDGMEVCKGIRDHKISTAVLMLTSKSEEIDKVLALELGADDYVTKPFGIRELLARSKALIRRTEQVTAPITEVTHEISIKDLQIDLNLRKATLKGNRIDLTPKEFDLLVLLASNPGKAFTRQELLEQVWGYTFSGYEHTVTAHINRLRIKIETNLDQPEYILTSWGIGYRFIG
- a CDS encoding protein-disulfide reductase DsbD domain-containing protein, producing MKKILLIIIAAFIGTNAFCQIEKPVTWSFALKKEKNNEAVILLKASIKSSWHIYSLDQKEGGPVKTTITFLPAAGYTLIGRSSQPQPQTKFEKAFNMKVSYFENTVVFQQRIKLKPGKGTLHGKLEYMTCNNQKCLPPEDLDFTINL
- a CDS encoding HAMP domain-containing sensor histidine kinase; translated protein: MRTRPKSIFSRIGIFIFLVITALGVSFVLITYNATSDYYQASLQLLNKDEAPRIAALTPLFSKQGIDHHKADSVFDNTMIVSPNTEVYFLDTLGHVKYYYAPDSLIKERQVPTDKIKIYLKDNLHLIRNIDPRDPETLKIFSAAQVKVDHQKIGYIYIILASKEYRNVAEFVFKSQVGGWATKVFFMIIFATIIFSLLYTSRLQRSYNRVIQVLDQFKNGDLNVRFDTKENDDFFPIADAFNKMVAMLDENFRRLKLLEEERRVFLANISHDLRTPLAIARGYTETMLIETPTTHGEQERHLEMVLSKIMQVEKLVLQLFELSKMESVNFIPHKEPFIFSEILQETIKGAEFQAKQKSIEISCENCEDNTLVDADISMMERVAQNLLENAVKYTHPGGFIKIRLQRESGLLTLELENSGDPLPPAILNWVNDAADEDAIKRPKGAGLGLALVKRVLKLHGFKFKASLSAESANRFLISLNSYTYPVKKIG
- a CDS encoding protein-disulfide reductase DsbD family protein, producing the protein MKKTIIIHLKKLPVIMLVLFCLLSVQSYASPSLQTDSISSADVQFTPINPDTPAADVSKSVVPAKETNPAVASVKPATNSSRSLSLWTIFLEGFIGGFAALLLPCIFPMLPFTVSFFTKRHTQARKGIIDAIIYGLSIILIYVGLGMLITIIFGADALNALSTNGIFNFVFFLLLVVFAASFFGAFEITLPYKWTNKAEENTDRKGFVGIFFMAAALALVSFSCTGPIIGTLLVQAATSGARLGPAIGMLGFSVALSLPFVLFAMFPSWLNSLPKSGGWLNSVKVVLGFLELALSLKFLSNVDLTYHWHWFDREVFLVLWIVIAALTGFYLLGKLKFSHDSDISYISVPRLFLAIVVLSFTVYMVPGLWGAPLKSISAFLPPQASQDFDLYTPTLSGGGSNTAAVAPADQAAHKYADLFDKPLNLNPFFDYKEGLAYARKVHKPIIIDFTGHACVNCRKMEASVWPDKKVLPLLKDSYVLIQLYVDDKTELPANEQYISSFSHRKITNIGALNSDIQATRFNTNSQPFYVLLNPATEMPMVTPEGADYNPDSYYNYLQSGINSFNKTN
- the trxB gene encoding thioredoxin-disulfide reductase yields the protein MIPNNEHVQCLIIGSGPAGYTAAIYAARADLKPVLYTGIIEGGQLTQTTEVENYPGYPEGIQGPAMMQNFKKQAERLGADIRFGYVTSVDFSSLPHKITIDDSQVITADAVIISTGASAKWLGLESEQKYNGFGVSACAVCDGYFFKGQDVAIVGAGDTAAEEATYLAKLCRKVYMLVRRNEFRASKAMINRVLNTPNIELLYDTETVEILGDGLNVTRVKVINNKTNVEKELAVTGFFVAIGHHPNTDIFRGWIDMDAVGYIKTRPGTTRTNVAGVFCCGDAQDHIYRQAVTAAGSGCMAAIDAERYLAAKHHAVTIDSITVN
- a CDS encoding TlpA disulfide reductase family protein, coding for MKRKIVMAGLTLFTTVLISCKDTASFTISGTIDHPAKQPMVFLQKADSSGEYQSLDSVKLSADGVFKFKKESPFPELYRLKIDTTQIDLAVQNGDMIEVNADLADNTHHYAVTGSDASNAIKQFNELATKFNEISNRISADFEVKLKAHPASADSLIKALMPVYSKNQADFSHQAIMFIKNNQKSLAAFYAASTLDPVKFEMPLISYADGINGDLLKNPLVKKFVNAMAAAKPLSVGHDAPEFTISDSNGKPVKLSDYKGKWIMIDFWASWCVPCRQENPNVLKQYQHFHQKGLNVLGISLDKDKAAWQKAVSDDHLTWTQASDLNSFQGTAEQLYHIEAIPSNFIIDPQGKIAAKNVRGTDLEDFLKKTL
- the msrB gene encoding peptide-methionine (R)-S-oxide reductase MsrB, which encodes MKSFVITTVLLLYLAGGAFAQHLKSASGHENNPYYSNTDIKKLNISNAEWKKILPADLYATAREAATERPFTGKYWNADAKGTYYCAVCGNELFRSNAKFSSTCGWPSFFEPTRKNSVIYKEDHSFGMDRTEVLCARCGSHLGHIFDDGPAPTYKRYCMNSISLDFQPDKK
- the msrA gene encoding peptide-methionine (S)-S-oxide reductase MsrA, with the translated sequence MKKIIFYILFFIASAGAAFASPVMKNNTTKLNKARLDTATFATGCFWCAEAKFKQLRGVVSVSSGFSGGHTVNPTYEEVCTGTTGHAESVNILFDPKQITFDELVEVFFTDHDPTQLNRQGNDVGTQYRSAIFYHNAAQKQKAEYYIKKVNDSHAYPKPVVTQVVPFKVFYKAEGYHQNYFSRNGSAPYCKYVIQPELEKFRKVFANKLKNNK